The Thermothelomyces thermophilus ATCC 42464 chromosome 4, complete sequence region TCGAAGATGTCGACGTCATCCTTGGTGATGCCCGTCAGCTCAAAGACCTTGGGGATGGCCTTCCAGGGGCCGATGCCCATGAGCAGGGGCgggacgccgacgacggaGGCGGCGACGAACTTGCCCAGGATGGGCTGGCCGAGGCGCTCGGCGGTGGAGCGCTTCATCATgagcacggcggcggcgccgtcgctGACCTGGCTGGCGTTGCCGGCGTGGATGGAGCCGTCCTTGGCGAAGGCGGGCCGGATCTTGGAGAGGGACTCGACCGTGACGCCCGGGCGGATGCCGTCGTCGCGGTCGACGACAATCTCCTTGGTCTCGCCCGACTTGGGGTCCTCGTACTTGACCTTGATCGGGTGGATCTCCTCCTTGAAGAGGCCGGCCGCCTGGGCGTCGACGGCCTTCTTGAACGAGGCGGCAGCGAAGGCGTCCTGGCTGGCGCGCGTGATGTTGCGGTCCTTGGCCATCTGCTCCGAGAGCACACCCATGGGCACCTTGCAGTTGGCGGCCTCGGGGTACGACTCGAGGAGGTCCGAGAACTCGGACACGGCGCCGGGGCCGTACTGGGTGGACATGCTctcgacgccggcgccgatgCCGATCTCGATCATGCCGCTGCGGATCTGGTGGGCAATGTCGACGCAGGCCTGCAGGCCCGACGAGCACTGGCGGTTGAGGGTGCGCACGGCGGTCTCGACGGGGAAGCCGGCGaccagggcggcggcgcgcatCTCGGTGGCACCGCCGCCGGGGGCGAGCACGGTACCGACGGCGATATCCTGGACGAGTGCGGGGTTGATCTTGGAGCGCTCGATGATGCCCTTGAGGGCGCCGGCCATGAGGTCCGCGGCGAATGTGTCCTTGAAGAAACCCTTGCCGCCCTTGCAGATGGCGGTGCGGAGGGCTGCCGTGACGACGATCTACAGGCGCGGGCACAAGTCAGCACATGCGTCTGTCTGCATGCACCATGCACGCGGCatgcaacaacagcaacaacaacaacaacaacaaaaaaatCTCTTACATCGTCAGGGTTCTTCTCGAGAAGCTTAGCCTTGCCACCGGCGGAGGCAGTGCCAGAGATCTGGCTGCCCAGCTGAGAAAGTCTATCGAGAGCTGCACACCATCATGTCAGCgagaaaaaaagaggggatAACAATACGGTCCGAACCGAGAGGATGATGACCTACCACCCATCGTGAAGGTTGTGTGTCTGTGTGAGTTCTGTGTGCGAGAAGATGTCACGATCGAACAAGACGAAGGAAGGGCGTCAGCAGGAACCGGAGGAATAAACGAAGACGCAGAACTGATATTTTAGGCTTTAACAAGCAGCTGACTACACAGCTGTATATCCGACGCAAGTTTATAAAAACAGTTTCGACTTACCTCGGAGCGGCGGCTGATGGATCTTTCCGTCGAGTCTTTTGAATGGAACTCGGTCCACAAGTCGGTTGGCTCCTTGCCGTGGAGGTGGCCCAGGTGATGTCAGAGAGGCCGAGGCATTGCCGCATGCGGTTTAGCCTACCCCGGGTTACATTCCATGCGCAAGGCCGCTGCCCTCTTCACATGCTTGGGGAAATAAGTGCTGCGCGCGCTCGAGATTGTCTTGACAAATTGTGGCTCTCCATGCTTCTTACCCCAGTTTGTCATGCCAACGGCGGGGTTGAATTGGATTGGACTGGGTGGATGGGTGGATGTCATTCGAAATATCCCATTCCTCGTCTCTTGCTTACTGATACACACATTTCTCACATGCGAATCTCTTCGAGTTATCCAGGGGCGACAGGGGGACAGTTGTGACCTTCATGAATTGCCACTTGCACCCTTGATACCGTTTCAGATGCTGCTTCGCCAACACAGTTGCATTGCAACAACGTGGAGCTGCGACCAACAAGAAATCGCCTGCTCGAACAAAGGAGAGGTTCGGTTTACTTTACTCGACAACAACGAGTCCGGATGGCTGGTATCCTGGTAACTATTTCCCTGTGATAAAAGTATCCTATGCAATTGTAGTAAAAAGGAAGAGATAGGGAAGAaaaggcaaaaaaaaaaaaaaaaaaaaaaaaaaaaaaaccagcCAGACCCCCAACTCACTTGTGGAACGCCTTGACCTTCTCGACCTCGTCATAGCTGCCCATGAAAAGACCCGACTTGTCATGAATGTGCTGGGGCACGACTTCCAGCATCCTCTCCATCTTGCTGTTTACGGCTTGGCCGCCGGCTACGAGGTGTTTTGTTAGCGAGAGCACCGTCACTACCAGGGAAACAAAAGAACGTTGGGAACTCACCATTCTCAAACACCATAGCCATGGGCGCGCACTCGTACAGGATACGAAGCTTGCCCTTGGGGCTCTTCTTGTCGGCCGGATAGGCAAAGATGCCGCCGTACAACAGGGTGCGGTAGGCGTCGGCCACCATGCTGCCGATGTAGCGGGCGCTATAgggcttgccgccgtcgggcGCCTCCTTGAGAGAGTTGAAGTACCTCTTGACCTTGTCGTCCCAGTAGAGCGAGTTGCCCTCGTTGACCGAGTAGATTGCGCGGCTCCTGGGCAGCCGCATGTTGGGGTGCGTCAGGATGAACTCGCCCAGGCCGTTGTCGAGCGTGAAGCCGTTGACGCTGCCGCCCTTCATGGTGATGACGAGCTGCGCCGAGGCGCCGTACATGGTGAAGCCGGCCGCCACCAGCTCCGTGCCCGGCTTGAGGATATCCTCCTTGGTGCCCTTGGAGCCCTCGGCCAGCTTGTGGATGCCAAAGATGGTGCCGACCGACACGCCCGCGTCCAGGTTGGAGCTGCCGTCGATCGGGTCGCAGGCCACCGCGTACCGCGCATTGGTGCTGTCCTTGAAGTAGATgatgtcctcctcctcctccgagaCGAGGAGCGCGCACTTCCCGCTCGACCGCATCGCCTCGATGAAGAGTTCGTTGGAGATGACATCCAGCTTCTTCTGCTCGTCGCCAGTCGTGTTGGACGAGCCCGCCAGGCCCGTCAGGTTGACTAGCGTAGCCCGCCGGATGTAGTAGGCGATCGACTTGAACGAGAACTGGAGCGCATGGCAGAGTAGACTGAGAAACGAGGGCTAATGTTAGGTCAAGGGAACTTTGGGCGAACGCATAGGGAAGGACGATgaagatgacgacgacgacgacgacgacttaCGTGAAGTCTCCAGTGGCTTCCTTGTGTTTTACTTGCTCCTCGGTGAGGAACCGGGTGAGTGTGACGATGTTTGTGTTGACCTTCTCCCCCTCGGCTGGCCCGTTTCCGTTTGTTGAAGCCATCTTGATGTCTACGTTATGTTCGTGTCGGCGTTGATGTTGAAGGTTTGTCTCGTCACGTTGTCCTTCTGCTTGAAGGGACCCCAGTGACGGCGAAGAAACAGTTCACGTTAGAGGGCCAGCGGTAATCCTAGTGGGAAGCAGCTCCTTTGTGATGGCGATGTCAAGAGACGAGACGAGACGGGACGGGACGGGATAATTGAGGAAGAGAAGAATGACGAGGAAGCCGAGGAGGACTGAGGAGAAAATGCAGCAACTTGAACTCGAGGGAGACGGAATGATGTCAAGTGGAGAACGGGTGTAAAGGGGGAGTAGATCAGAACGGAAAGAGCACAGAAGGTCGGGAACGATGGATCGATCCAGACTTATCTGCAATTGAAAAGCTCGGCAATGGATGTAGGCTTCCTGCGGAAAGCCGTTAGTATCTCTTCCAAGTGGTCCATATCTCGCGTGCAGATAATTATCGAGTAATCGCACAAGCCCAGTTTCCGCTCCTGGTCCATAACATCTTGACACCATCCTGAGGTTCTTCCGTCCATGCGGCCCAGACCAGTCAAAAAGGGTGTGCACGACATGGTGAACTCATCTGCTACACTACTGTAGTAAGCTACGCCCAGTAGTGTACCTGCTTCGGGTTACTTCGCCCCGTAGCGCGCCCCTCAATCGGCCGCCGTCGGCAGAGCACGGCTATGGAGGGGTTTTGCGGGGCAGAACGGGAGTCTGACATCAGAGCTTCCCCGATCTCCAAGCTTCGCCTCTGCTCCACCTCGGGCAAGCAACGGGGCCAAGGGGAGGAGAGAACAACGCTTGATGTA contains the following coding sequences:
- a CDS encoding 3-ketoacyl-CoA thiolase translates to MGALDRLSQLGSQISGTASAGGKAKLLEKNPDDIVVTAALRTAICKGGKGFFKDTFAADLMAGALKGIIERSKINPALVQDIAVGTVLAPGGGATEMRAAALVAGFPVETAVRTLNRQCSSGLQACVDIAHQIRSGMIEIGIGAGVESMSTQYGPGAVSEFSDLLESYPEAANCKVPMGVLSEQMAKDRNITRASQDAFAAASFKKAVDAQAAGLFKEEIHPIKVKYEDPKSGETKEIVVDRDDGIRPGVTVESLSKIRPAFAKDGSIHAGNASQVSDGAAAVLMMKRSTAERLGQPILGKFVAASVVGVPPLLMGIGPWKAIPKVFELTGITKDDVDIFEINEAFASQCLWCANELGLPQEKINPKGGAIAFGHPLGCTGARQVSTLLYELRRRGQKIGVTSMCVGTGMGMAAVWVAE